The Niallia alba genome includes a window with the following:
- a CDS encoding aromatic acid exporter family protein has product MMQRAWKNLKKYKIGYRTFKTAVAVSIGISIAQFLHLDFYVSSAIITILCVQNSKKKSLHSAFSRFIACMLAIPFSYIFFEGIAFEPYIIGLLLLLFIPTTVLLKVNEGVVTSTVIILHIYSTNHMTWEVVLNELGLIVIGIGAALLVNSYMPSLDKEMKVHQKDIEQYFKALLMDMVVYLRTNEMKEDYVLKLKRASDEVQYAKSVAYRDVENHFSRKENYYYKYFTIREKQLEIISRLFDRILAVETLDTQRELVADFLEELSLCVHSGNTAVLFLSKLQRVEEMIKHDKLPSDWRSFEEQAHVFFVIKELEQYLQIKKSLKVAY; this is encoded by the coding sequence ATGATGCAAAGAGCATGGAAAAACTTAAAAAAATATAAAATTGGTTACCGAACCTTTAAAACAGCTGTGGCAGTAAGCATAGGTATATCTATAGCCCAATTTTTACATTTAGATTTTTATGTTTCTTCAGCGATTATAACCATTCTGTGTGTTCAAAACTCTAAGAAAAAATCACTTCATAGTGCATTTTCTCGTTTTATCGCATGTATGCTTGCCATTCCATTTTCCTATATATTCTTTGAAGGTATTGCGTTTGAACCATATATTATAGGATTATTGTTATTGTTATTTATTCCAACAACTGTTTTACTTAAAGTAAATGAAGGAGTAGTAACAAGTACGGTTATTATTCTTCATATCTACTCCACTAATCATATGACTTGGGAAGTAGTCCTAAATGAGCTAGGGTTAATTGTAATTGGAATTGGCGCAGCATTACTTGTAAACAGCTATATGCCTAGTTTGGATAAAGAAATGAAAGTACATCAAAAGGATATAGAGCAGTATTTTAAAGCGCTTTTGATGGATATGGTTGTATATCTTCGGACAAATGAAATGAAAGAAGATTATGTATTAAAATTAAAACGTGCTTCAGATGAAGTGCAATATGCAAAATCAGTAGCCTATAGAGACGTTGAAAATCATTTTTCTCGTAAAGAGAATTATTATTATAAGTACTTTACGATTAGAGAAAAGCAATTAGAAATTATTTCTAGGCTTTTTGACCGAATTTTAGCTGTCGAAACTTTAGATACTCAACGCGAGCTTGTGGCAGACTTTTTAGAAGAACTTAGTTTATGTGTTCATTCAGGGAATACGGCAGTTCTGTTTTTAAGTAAACTCCAACGAGTCGAGGAAATGATTAAACACGACAAGCTGCCAAGTGATTGGCGTTCTTTTGAAGAACAAGCCCATGTCTTTTTTGTCATAAAAGAATTGGAACAGTATTTACAAATTAAAAAATCGCTAAAAGTAGCATATTAA
- the cspD gene encoding cold-shock protein CspD, translated as MQNGKVKWFNNEKGFGFIEVEGGDDVFVHFTAIQGEGFKSLEEGQEVSFEIVEGNRGPQAANVVKL; from the coding sequence ATGCAAAATGGTAAAGTAAAATGGTTCAATAACGAAAAAGGATTTGGATTCATCGAAGTTGAAGGTGGAGACGACGTATTCGTACATTTCACTGCTATTCAAGGCGAAGGCTTTAAATCATTAGAAGAAGGACAAGAAGTTTCTTTCGAAATCGTTGAAGGAAACCGTGGACCTCAAGCTGCTAATGTTGTTAAACTATAA
- a CDS encoding zinc-finger domain-containing protein — protein sequence MERKKLIEEADGLMKDYCNDCFLYRQNKIEYGKRGAHRFCISQCTVGNKLRGYGEKLSGAK from the coding sequence TTGGAACGAAAAAAACTGATTGAAGAAGCAGATGGATTAATGAAAGACTATTGCAACGACTGTTTTTTATATCGACAAAATAAGATAGAGTATGGGAAAAGAGGAGCTCACCGCTTCTGTATATCACAATGTACAGTAGGGAATAAGCTAAGAGGATATGGGGAGAAACTATCAGGTGCGAAGTGA
- a CDS encoding reverse transcriptase-like protein: MKYKLEYKFQRKKKKDSIYFTSDWIQSTTALEVGEELEKRNDVIDMLFYDEKGTSWTLKELRKLNEEMEEEPHDFIIYFDGGYHKETKTAGIGVVLFFQQGKKKFRVRANELFHDILSNNEAEYAALFHALNLLEELDVKDVTCEVKGDSQVVLKQLEGEWPCYEEELNNWLDRIEVKLKKLHLNMIYSSIGRNENKEADKLATQALEGKRIYSKMQLL; encoded by the coding sequence ATGAAATATAAATTGGAATACAAATTTCAACGAAAGAAAAAGAAGGATTCAATCTATTTTACTTCAGATTGGATACAATCAACTACGGCCCTTGAAGTAGGAGAGGAACTTGAGAAGCGGAATGATGTAATAGATATGCTTTTTTATGATGAAAAAGGAACAAGCTGGACATTAAAAGAATTACGAAAACTAAATGAAGAAATGGAAGAAGAGCCGCATGACTTTATCATTTATTTTGATGGTGGCTATCATAAGGAAACGAAAACAGCAGGAATTGGAGTTGTGTTATTCTTTCAACAAGGAAAAAAGAAGTTTAGAGTTCGCGCAAATGAGTTATTTCATGATATTCTTTCCAATAATGAAGCTGAATATGCTGCGTTGTTTCACGCCTTAAACCTACTTGAAGAGCTCGATGTGAAAGACGTTACTTGTGAAGTAAAAGGGGATTCCCAAGTAGTTTTGAAACAATTAGAAGGCGAATGGCCATGCTATGAGGAAGAATTAAATAACTGGCTTGATCGGATTGAAGTAAAGCTAAAAAAACTCCATTTAAATATGATATATTCTTCTATTGGAAGAAATGAGAATAAGGAAGCAGATAAATTGGCAACCCAAGCATTAGAAGGGAAACGCATCTATAGTAAAATGCAATTGCTCTAA
- a CDS encoding reverse transcriptase-like protein — translation MIEVYIDGASAGNPGPSGAGIFIKGHGSAEKYSIPLGLMSNHEAEYHALINALEICLNNDYRTVSFRTDSELVSRAIEKEFAKNKKFAPLLEKSLKLINELDLFFIKWIPSKDNRTADELARLAIRKNK, via the coding sequence ATGATTGAAGTTTATATTGATGGTGCAAGTGCTGGAAACCCTGGTCCAAGTGGTGCTGGTATCTTCATAAAAGGCCATGGTTCTGCAGAAAAATATTCGATTCCACTCGGATTAATGAGTAATCACGAAGCTGAATACCATGCTCTGATAAATGCATTAGAAATCTGCCTAAACAATGATTATCGAACAGTGAGTTTTCGCACTGATTCTGAACTTGTTAGTCGTGCAATTGAAAAAGAGTTCGCTAAAAACAAAAAATTTGCTCCGCTGCTAGAAAAATCATTAAAACTCATAAATGAATTAGATTTATTCTTTATTAAATGGATCCCTAGTAAAGATAATAGGACGGCTGATGAATTAGCAAGACTTGCAATAAGAAAAAATAAATAA